Proteins encoded in a region of the Streptomyces sp. NBC_00258 genome:
- a CDS encoding glycoside hydrolase family 3 protein, with the protein MAGTQGTRSTPADQAREAVVETALAKLDLDAKTRLLAGQDMWSLPALPEIGLKSLVMSDGPIGVRGVRWTADDPSIALPSPTALAATWDPALARRAGTLLAQEARRKGVHVLLAPTVNLHRSPLGGRHFEAYSEDPYLTGRIGTGYVTGVQEGGVGTTVKHFVANDAETDRFTVNNVVSERALRELYLAPFEAIVENAHPWGIMTAYNSVNGTTMTEHRYLVNEILRGEWGFDGFNVSDWMAARSTVADIEGGLDVAMPGPTTVYGEKLAAAVRAGEVAEAKVDEAVRNVLRLAARVGILDGAEPVVTELPEDVDGESLAREIARRAFVLVRNEGALPIPEGRSIALIGAAARDARVLGGGSAVVFPARVVSPLDGLTAALPEGALTYAVGADPNEEPAAADKGFELRAVCRDAAGTVVGTGSAPSGHLQWMGDDLPDGVTHDTLHSVELTGTFTPRESGRHTFGIKGLGAFTLTVDGTTYFDEDQRAEKDDPFVTFFGAPVEHATVDLTAGDTYEVSLRHVVSVPEHVPMKVVAFTLTHREPRRDPDELIAEAVEAARAADTAVVVVATTERVESEGFDRKDLRLPGRQDELVRAVAAANPDTVVVVNSGSPVELPWRDDVSAVLLSWFPGQEGGAALADVLTGTHEPGGRLPTTWGSFTDAPVTQVTPTDGELLYTEDVFIGYRAWEKEGRTPTYPFGHGLGYTDWTYDEIEVTGTTVTVRITNSGARKGRETVQIYVAPTEPDTTRPRRRLAGFATVEALPGETATVTIELPSRAFEIWDEKSKAWTPVKGSYEIEASHSLTDCRLRATVAP; encoded by the coding sequence ATGGCGGGAACGCAGGGAACCCGGTCCACCCCGGCCGACCAGGCACGCGAGGCCGTGGTCGAGACCGCGCTCGCGAAACTCGACCTGGACGCGAAGACGCGGCTGCTCGCCGGACAGGACATGTGGTCCCTGCCCGCCCTCCCGGAGATCGGCCTGAAGTCGCTGGTCATGTCCGACGGTCCGATCGGTGTACGGGGCGTGCGCTGGACCGCCGACGACCCGTCCATCGCCCTGCCGTCCCCGACCGCGCTCGCCGCCACCTGGGACCCCGCCCTGGCCCGCCGCGCCGGCACCCTCCTCGCACAGGAGGCCCGCCGCAAGGGCGTCCACGTCCTGCTCGCCCCGACGGTCAACCTGCACCGCTCCCCGCTCGGCGGCCGCCACTTCGAGGCCTACAGCGAGGACCCGTATCTCACCGGGCGGATCGGCACCGGATACGTGACCGGTGTCCAGGAGGGCGGCGTCGGCACCACCGTCAAGCACTTCGTCGCCAACGACGCCGAGACCGACCGCTTCACCGTGAACAACGTGGTCTCCGAACGCGCCCTGCGCGAGCTCTACCTGGCCCCCTTCGAGGCGATCGTCGAGAACGCCCACCCCTGGGGCATCATGACCGCCTACAACTCGGTCAACGGCACGACGATGACCGAACACCGCTACCTGGTCAACGAGATCCTGCGCGGCGAGTGGGGCTTCGACGGCTTCAACGTCTCCGACTGGATGGCCGCCCGCTCGACCGTCGCCGACATCGAGGGCGGCCTGGACGTCGCGATGCCAGGCCCGACCACCGTGTACGGCGAGAAGCTCGCCGCCGCCGTCCGCGCCGGAGAGGTCGCGGAGGCCAAGGTCGACGAGGCCGTACGCAACGTGCTGCGCCTGGCCGCCCGCGTGGGCATCCTGGACGGCGCCGAGCCGGTGGTCACCGAACTCCCGGAGGACGTCGACGGCGAGTCCCTGGCCCGCGAGATCGCCCGCCGCGCCTTCGTGCTCGTACGCAACGAAGGCGCCCTCCCGATCCCCGAGGGGCGGTCGATCGCCCTCATCGGCGCCGCCGCCCGCGACGCCCGCGTCCTCGGCGGCGGCTCCGCCGTCGTCTTCCCCGCCCGGGTCGTCTCCCCTCTCGACGGCCTCACCGCCGCCCTGCCCGAGGGGGCGCTCACGTACGCGGTCGGCGCCGACCCGAACGAGGAACCGGCCGCCGCCGACAAGGGGTTCGAGCTGCGCGCGGTCTGCCGCGACGCCGCCGGCACCGTCGTCGGCACGGGCTCCGCGCCGAGCGGCCACCTCCAGTGGATGGGCGACGACCTGCCCGACGGCGTCACCCACGACACCCTCCACAGCGTCGAACTGACCGGCACCTTCACCCCGCGCGAGAGCGGCCGCCACACCTTCGGAATCAAGGGACTCGGCGCCTTCACGCTCACGGTCGACGGCACGACGTACTTCGACGAGGACCAACGGGCCGAGAAGGACGACCCGTTCGTCACGTTCTTCGGCGCTCCGGTCGAGCACGCCACGGTGGACTTGACCGCCGGTGACACCTACGAGGTCTCACTGCGTCACGTCGTCTCCGTTCCCGAGCACGTCCCCATGAAGGTCGTCGCCTTCACGCTCACCCACCGGGAGCCCCGGCGCGACCCCGACGAACTGATCGCCGAGGCCGTCGAGGCCGCCCGCGCCGCCGACACCGCGGTCGTCGTGGTCGCCACGACGGAACGCGTCGAGTCCGAGGGCTTCGACCGCAAGGACCTCCGACTCCCCGGCCGCCAGGACGAGTTGGTCCGGGCGGTCGCCGCGGCCAACCCCGACACCGTCGTGGTCGTCAACTCCGGCTCCCCGGTGGAACTCCCCTGGCGCGACGACGTGTCCGCCGTACTCCTCAGCTGGTTCCCGGGCCAGGAGGGCGGCGCCGCCCTGGCCGACGTCCTCACCGGCACCCACGAGCCCGGCGGCCGCCTCCCCACCACCTGGGGCTCCTTCACCGATGCCCCGGTCACCCAGGTCACCCCCACCGACGGCGAACTCCTCTACACCGAGGACGTGTTCATCGGCTACCGAGCCTGGGAGAAGGAGGGCCGCACCCCGACGTACCCCTTCGGCCACGGCCTCGGCTACACCGACTGGACGTACGACGAGATCGAGGTGACGGGCACGACGGTCACGGTCCGCATCACCAACTCCGGCGCACGCAAGGGCCGCGAGACGGTCCAGATCTACGTGGCCCCCACCGAGCCGGACACCACCCGCCCGAGGCGTCGGCTGGCGGGCTTCGCGACGGTGGAGGCACTTCCAGGCGAGACAGCCACCGTCACCATCGAACTCCCAAGCCGGGCCTTCGAGATCTGGGACGAGAAGAGCAAGGCCTGGACCCCCGTGAAGGGCTCATACGAGATCGAGGCGTCCCACTCGCTCACTGACTGCAGGCTGAGGGCAACCGTCGCCCCATAG
- a CDS encoding SGNH/GDSL hydrolase family protein — MRKRGHGSRGVAAAAVAALLGVAGLAGCDASGGNSPGPSGTSARAAKPSPKPTPAWDSSPGSLAAVGDSITRGFDACSVLTDCPEVSWATGTDTKVNSLAVRLLGAAGAAQRSWNYAETGSRMADLPGQMAQAATKKPELVTVMAGANDACRSSVSAMTSVAEFRSQFQDALTTLREALPKTQVYVSSVPDLKRLWSEGRTNQLSKQIWKLGICPSMLGDADALDSAATLRRDTVQDRVESYNSVLREVCAKDDRCRFDGGAVFEYRFGTKQLSHWDWFHPSKNGQARLAEMAYAAVTSRTPPA; from the coding sequence ATGCGGAAGCGTGGTCACGGTTCACGGGGTGTCGCCGCGGCCGCGGTGGCGGCCCTGCTGGGTGTCGCGGGACTGGCCGGATGCGACGCCAGTGGCGGAAACTCCCCCGGGCCATCGGGCACCTCCGCGCGGGCCGCGAAACCGTCGCCCAAGCCCACGCCCGCCTGGGACAGCAGCCCGGGTTCGCTGGCCGCGGTCGGCGACTCCATCACCCGCGGCTTCGACGCCTGCTCGGTGCTGACCGACTGCCCGGAGGTCTCCTGGGCGACCGGCACCGACACGAAGGTGAACAGCCTCGCGGTACGTCTCCTCGGCGCGGCCGGTGCCGCGCAGCGCAGCTGGAACTACGCGGAGACCGGCTCCCGCATGGCCGATCTGCCCGGCCAGATGGCGCAGGCCGCGACGAAGAAGCCCGAGCTGGTCACGGTCATGGCCGGCGCGAACGACGCCTGCCGCTCGTCGGTGTCCGCGATGACCTCGGTGGCGGAGTTCCGCTCCCAGTTCCAGGACGCGCTGACCACGCTGCGGGAGGCGCTGCCGAAGACGCAGGTGTACGTGTCCAGCGTGCCCGATCTGAAGCGGTTGTGGTCGGAGGGGCGGACCAACCAGCTGAGCAAGCAGATCTGGAAGCTCGGTATCTGCCCGTCGATGCTCGGTGACGCCGACGCGTTGGACTCGGCCGCGACGTTGCGCCGGGACACCGTGCAGGATCGTGTGGAGTCGTACAACTCGGTGCTGCGGGAAGTGTGCGCGAAGGACGACCGGTGCCGGTTCGATGGTGGGGCGGTGTTCGAGTACCGGTTCGGCACGAAGCAGTTGAGTCACTGGGACTGGTTCCATCCCAGCAAGAACGGGCAGGCCCGGCTTGCGGAGATGGCGTACGCGGCTGTGACTTCGCGTACGCCTCCGGCGTGA
- a CDS encoding DUF3145 domain-containing protein, with protein MTTRGVLYVHSAPRALCPHVEWAVAGVLGTRVSLDWIRQPASPGTWRSEFSWKGEVGTASKLASALRGWQMLRFEVTAEPCATAEGERYSCTPELGIFHAVTGIHGDILIPEDRLRAALSRSQQGETQLESELTKLLGKPWDDELEPFRYAGEGAPVRWLHQVV; from the coding sequence GTGACGACACGTGGAGTTCTCTACGTGCACTCCGCGCCGCGTGCGCTGTGCCCGCACGTCGAATGGGCAGTCGCGGGTGTGCTCGGCACGCGAGTCAGCCTCGACTGGATCCGGCAGCCCGCGTCCCCCGGCACCTGGAGATCCGAGTTCTCCTGGAAGGGCGAGGTCGGCACGGCCTCCAAGCTCGCCTCGGCGCTGCGCGGCTGGCAGATGCTGCGCTTCGAGGTCACCGCCGAACCGTGCGCCACCGCCGAGGGAGAGCGCTACAGCTGCACCCCTGAGCTGGGCATCTTCCACGCCGTGACGGGCATCCACGGCGACATCCTGATCCCCGAGGACCGCCTGCGCGCCGCCCTCTCCCGCTCCCAGCAGGGCGAGACGCAACTGGAGTCAGAACTCACCAAGCTCCTCGGCAAGCCCTGGGACGACGAACTGGAGCCCTTCCGCTACGCGGGCGAGGGTGCACCCGTCCGCTGGCTCCACCAGGTGGTCTGA
- a CDS encoding beta-ketoacyl-[acyl-carrier-protein] synthase family protein: MSPTNRTVVVTGIGATTPLGGDAASTWEGLVAGRSGVGPLEQDWAADQAVRIAAQIAVEPGEVIPRPQARRLDRSAQFALIAAKEAWADAGYTDKAGEDAAVDPDRLGAVIASGIGGVTTLLDQYDVLKEKGVRRVSPHTVPMLMPNGPSANVGLLVGARAGVHTPVSACASGAEAIGYAIEMIRTGRADVVVAGGTEAAIHPLPIAAFGNMMAMSKNNDDPQGASRPYDLGRDGFVLGEGAGVIVLESAEHAAKRGARVYAEAVGQGISADGHDIVQPEPEGRGIAHALQNLLDNTDLNPAEIVHVNAHATSTPAGDVAELKALRKVFGDDADHFAVSGTKSMTGHLLGGAGGVESVATVLALYNRIAPPTINVENLDPEAEATADIVRGEARKLPVEGRIAALNDSFGFGGHNVVLAFRTV; encoded by the coding sequence GTGAGCCCGACCAATCGCACCGTGGTCGTCACCGGTATCGGCGCAACCACACCGCTGGGTGGCGACGCAGCCTCGACCTGGGAGGGCCTGGTCGCCGGACGTTCCGGTGTCGGCCCTCTGGAGCAGGACTGGGCCGCCGACCAGGCGGTCCGTATCGCGGCGCAGATCGCCGTGGAGCCGGGCGAGGTCATTCCGCGCCCGCAGGCCCGCCGCCTCGACCGCTCGGCGCAGTTCGCGCTGATCGCGGCCAAGGAGGCCTGGGCGGACGCCGGTTACACCGACAAGGCGGGCGAGGACGCGGCGGTCGACCCCGACCGTCTGGGCGCGGTCATCGCCTCCGGCATCGGTGGCGTCACGACCCTGCTCGACCAGTACGACGTGCTGAAGGAGAAGGGCGTACGCCGCGTCTCCCCGCACACCGTCCCCATGCTGATGCCGAACGGCCCCTCGGCCAACGTGGGTCTGCTCGTCGGCGCGCGCGCCGGTGTGCACACCCCGGTCTCCGCCTGCGCGTCGGGCGCCGAGGCCATCGGCTACGCCATCGAGATGATCCGCACCGGCCGCGCCGACGTCGTCGTCGCCGGTGGTACGGAGGCGGCGATCCACCCGCTGCCCATCGCCGCCTTCGGCAACATGATGGCGATGTCCAAGAACAACGACGACCCGCAGGGCGCCTCTCGTCCCTACGACCTCGGCCGGGACGGCTTCGTTCTCGGCGAGGGCGCCGGCGTCATCGTCCTGGAGTCGGCCGAGCACGCCGCCAAGCGCGGTGCCCGCGTGTACGCGGAGGCGGTCGGCCAGGGCATCTCGGCCGACGGCCACGACATCGTGCAGCCGGAGCCCGAAGGGCGGGGCATCGCCCACGCCCTGCAGAACCTGCTCGACAACACCGACCTGAACCCGGCGGAGATCGTGCACGTCAACGCGCACGCGACCTCCACGCCGGCCGGTGACGTGGCCGAGCTGAAGGCGCTGCGCAAGGTCTTCGGCGACGACGCCGACCACTTCGCGGTCTCCGGTACGAAGTCCATGACCGGGCATCTGCTCGGCGGGGCCGGTGGTGTGGAGTCCGTGGCCACGGTGCTGGCGCTCTACAACCGGATCGCGCCGCCGACCATCAATGTCGAGAACCTCGACCCCGAGGCCGAGGCGACCGCGGACATCGTTCGTGGTGAGGCTCGGAAGCTGCCCGTCGAGGGGCGGATCGCCGCGCTCAACGACTCGTTCGGCTTTGGTGGGCACAACGTGGTTCTGGCGTTCCGTACGGTCTGA
- a CDS encoding acyl carrier protein, whose product MAATQEEIVAGLADIVNEIAGIPVEDVQLEKSFTDDLDVDSLSMVEVVVAAEERFDVKIPDDDVKNLKTVGDATEYILKHQG is encoded by the coding sequence ATGGCCGCCACTCAGGAAGAGATCGTCGCCGGTCTCGCCGACATCGTGAACGAGATCGCCGGCATCCCGGTCGAGGACGTCCAGCTGGAGAAGTCCTTCACCGACGACCTGGACGTCGACTCGCTGTCCATGGTCGAGGTCGTCGTCGCCGCCGAAGAGCGCTTCGACGTCAAGATCCCGGACGACGACGTCAAGAACCTCAAGACGGTCGGCGACGCGACCGAGTACATCCTCAAGCACCAGGGCTGA
- a CDS encoding ketoacyl-ACP synthase III has product MSKIKPSKGAPYARILGVGGYRPVRVVPNEVILETIDSSDEWIRSRSGIETRHWANDEETVAAMSIEASGKAIADAGISAEQIGAVVVSTVSHFSQTPAVATEIADKLGTAKAAAFDISAGCAGFGYGLTLAKGMVVEGSAEYVLVIGVERLSDLTDLEDRATAFLFGDGAGAVVVGPSQEPHIGPTVWGSEGDKSNTIKQTIPWDRFRIGDVSELPLDSKGEIKFPAITQEGQAVFRWAVFEMAKVAKEALDAAGLTADDLDVFIPHQANERIIDSMVKTLKLPEHVTVARDVRTTGNTSAASIPLAMERLLATGEAKSGDTALVIGFGAGLVYAATVVTLP; this is encoded by the coding sequence ATGTCGAAGATCAAGCCCAGCAAGGGCGCCCCGTACGCGCGCATCCTCGGTGTCGGCGGCTACCGCCCGGTCCGTGTCGTGCCGAACGAGGTGATCCTCGAGACGATCGACTCGTCCGACGAGTGGATCCGCTCGCGCTCCGGCATCGAGACCCGGCACTGGGCGAACGACGAGGAGACCGTCGCCGCCATGTCGATCGAGGCGTCCGGCAAGGCGATCGCCGACGCCGGGATCAGCGCCGAGCAGATCGGCGCCGTCGTCGTCTCGACCGTCTCGCACTTCAGCCAGACCCCTGCCGTCGCCACCGAGATCGCCGACAAGCTCGGCACGGCGAAGGCCGCGGCCTTCGACATCTCGGCGGGCTGCGCCGGCTTCGGCTACGGACTGACCCTCGCCAAGGGCATGGTCGTGGAAGGTTCCGCCGAGTACGTACTTGTCATCGGCGTCGAGCGGCTCTCCGACCTGACCGACCTGGAGGACCGCGCGACGGCCTTCCTGTTCGGTGACGGCGCGGGCGCGGTCGTCGTGGGCCCCTCCCAGGAACCGCACATCGGCCCGACCGTCTGGGGTTCCGAGGGCGACAAGTCCAACACGATCAAGCAGACCATCCCCTGGGACCGTTTCCGGATCGGGGACGTGTCCGAGCTGCCCCTGGACTCCAAGGGCGAGATCAAGTTTCCCGCGATCACGCAGGAAGGCCAGGCGGTGTTCCGCTGGGCCGTGTTCGAGATGGCGAAGGTCGCCAAGGAGGCGCTGGACGCCGCCGGACTCACTGCGGACGACTTGGACGTCTTCATTCCCCACCAGGCCAACGAGCGGATCATCGACTCGATGGTGAAGACTCTCAAGCTGCCGGAACACGTCACGGTCGCCCGTGACGTGCGCACCACCGGTAACACCTCGGCCGCCTCGATTCCGCTCGCGATGGAGCGGCTCCTGGCGACCGGCGAGGCGAAGAGCGGCGACACCGCGCTCGTCATCGGCTTCGGGGCGGGTCTCGTATACGCCGCGACGGTCGTTACCCTCCCCTAG
- a CDS encoding ACP S-malonyltransferase, translating into MLVLVAPGQGAQTPGFLTPWLDLPGVRGALEAWSDAVELDLIRYGTEGDAEEIRDTAVAQPLLVAAGLTSAYTLFDDPAELPRKVGAVAGHSVGELTAAALAGVLPDEAAVRLVRVRGLAMAEATAAAATGMSALLGGDPEVTIPHLEKLGLTPANVNGAGQVVAAGTLEELAALEADKPEGVRRVVALKVAGAFHTHHMAPAVDTLARAAAELSPADPKLTYVSNKDGQAVDAGSEVLARLVGQVANPVRWDLCMETFKELGVTALLEVCPGGTLTGLAKRALPGVKTLALKTPDDLDAARELIAEHASA; encoded by the coding sequence GTGCTCGTACTCGTCGCTCCCGGCCAGGGCGCCCAGACGCCCGGCTTCCTGACTCCCTGGCTCGACCTCCCCGGTGTCCGCGGTGCCCTTGAAGCGTGGTCCGACGCCGTGGAGCTCGACCTGATCCGTTACGGCACCGAGGGGGACGCGGAGGAGATCCGTGACACCGCGGTGGCGCAGCCGCTGCTGGTCGCGGCCGGGCTGACCTCCGCGTACACACTCTTCGACGACCCGGCCGAGCTGCCGCGCAAGGTCGGCGCCGTCGCCGGACACAGCGTGGGCGAGCTGACCGCCGCCGCGCTCGCCGGGGTACTCCCGGACGAGGCCGCCGTCCGCCTCGTCCGCGTCCGCGGGCTGGCCATGGCGGAGGCGACCGCCGCCGCCGCCACCGGAATGTCGGCGCTGCTCGGCGGCGACCCGGAAGTGACGATCCCGCACCTGGAGAAGCTCGGTCTGACCCCGGCGAACGTGAACGGCGCGGGCCAGGTCGTGGCCGCCGGCACGCTGGAGGAGCTGGCCGCCCTGGAGGCCGACAAGCCCGAGGGCGTACGCCGCGTGGTGGCCCTCAAGGTCGCGGGCGCGTTCCACACGCACCACATGGCCCCGGCTGTCGACACCCTCGCCCGCGCCGCGGCCGAGCTGTCGCCTGCCGACCCGAAGCTCACGTACGTGTCCAACAAGGACGGGCAGGCCGTCGACGCCGGCTCGGAGGTCCTGGCCCGGCTGGTCGGCCAGGTCGCCAACCCGGTCCGCTGGGACCTGTGCATGGAGACCTTCAAGGAACTCGGCGTGACCGCGCTCCTCGAGGTGTGCCCCGGCGGCACCCTGACCGGTCTCGCCAAGCGCGCGCTGCCCGGCGTGAAGACGCTGGCGCTGAAGACACCCGACGACCTGGACGCGGCTCGCGAGCTCATCGCCGAGCACGCCTCCGCCTGA
- the fasR gene encoding fatty acid biosynthesis transcriptional regulator FasR, translating to MPEPESSNTERAARAAHAHAATLKRLEKSSGSLAAQAIARMDETLPWYRAMSPENRSWIGLVAQAGIAAFKEWFRHPDAPQAISTDVFGTAPRELTRAITLRQTVEMVRTTIEVMESAIDEVAAPGDESVLREALLVYAREIAFATAQVYAQAAEARGAWDARLESLVVNAVLSGEADEGAVSRAAALGWNSPEHVCVVLGTAPDGDSELTVEAIRRAARHAKLQVLTGVLGDRLVVIAGGSDNPLAVAKSLIGPYAAGPVVAGPVVPDLLAATRSAQAAAAGLKACFAWQDAPRPVLADDLLPERAIASDPSAREQLVEEIYRPLEEAGSALLETLSVYLEQASSLEGAARMLFVHPNTVRYRLRRVTDVTGWSPSDVRSAFTLRIALILGRLADGDPQL from the coding sequence GTGCCCGAACCCGAATCCAGCAACACCGAACGCGCCGCCCGCGCCGCCCATGCGCACGCCGCGACCCTGAAGCGGCTGGAGAAGTCGTCCGGCAGTCTCGCCGCACAGGCCATCGCGCGCATGGACGAGACGCTGCCGTGGTACCGGGCGATGTCCCCGGAGAACAGGTCGTGGATCGGTCTCGTCGCCCAGGCCGGTATCGCCGCGTTCAAGGAGTGGTTCCGGCATCCGGACGCTCCCCAGGCGATCTCCACGGACGTCTTCGGCACCGCGCCGCGCGAACTGACCAGGGCGATCACCCTGCGCCAGACCGTCGAGATGGTGCGGACGACGATCGAGGTCATGGAGAGCGCCATCGACGAGGTCGCCGCTCCCGGCGACGAGTCCGTGCTCCGCGAGGCGCTGCTCGTGTACGCGCGGGAGATCGCCTTCGCCACCGCCCAGGTGTACGCGCAGGCCGCCGAGGCGCGCGGTGCCTGGGACGCCCGGCTGGAGTCGCTGGTCGTGAACGCCGTCCTCTCCGGGGAGGCCGACGAAGGGGCGGTGTCCCGTGCCGCGGCGCTCGGCTGGAACTCGCCCGAGCATGTGTGCGTGGTGCTGGGCACGGCGCCCGACGGTGACAGTGAGCTGACGGTGGAGGCCATCCGGCGGGCCGCCCGGCACGCCAAGCTCCAGGTGCTGACCGGGGTGCTCGGGGACCGGCTGGTCGTCATCGCAGGTGGGAGCGACAACCCGCTCGCTGTCGCCAAGTCCCTGATCGGGCCGTACGCCGCGGGCCCCGTGGTGGCCGGTCCCGTCGTACCCGACCTGCTCGCCGCGACCCGCTCCGCGCAGGCCGCGGCCGCCGGCCTCAAGGCGTGTTTCGCCTGGCAGGACGCCCCTCGGCCGGTTCTGGCGGACGATCTGCTGCCGGAGCGCGCGATCGCCTCGGATCCCTCTGCTCGTGAACAGTTGGTGGAGGAGATCTACAGACCACTGGAGGAGGCCGGGTCCGCTCTCCTGGAGACACTGAGCGTCTATCTCGAACAGGCGAGCAGTCTCGAAGGGGCGGCCCGGATGCTCTTCGTGCACCCCAACACCGTGCGCTACCGGCTTCGACGTGTGACTGACGTCACCGGCTGGTCGCCTTCGGATGTACGTTCGGCGTTCACGCTGCGGATCGCGCTGATCCTGGGGCGTCTGGCCGATGGAGATCCCCAGCTCTAG
- a CDS encoding pirin family protein, with protein MMDVRRADERYRGGDPAAGIESLHAFSFGPHYDPDNLRFGAVIACNEEHLAPGAGFDEHPHSHTEIVTWVVEGELTHRDTVGHESVVRPGDVQRLSSAGGVRHVERNDGDTPLLFVQMWLAPLEPGGDPAYEVVHGIADSTPYAVPEAAAMLHVRRLAPGERTAVPDAPFVYAHVVRGEVLLDSWVLSPGDAARITDAKDLEAVARDGAELLFWEMA; from the coding sequence GTGATGGACGTACGGCGCGCCGACGAGCGCTACCGCGGAGGCGACCCGGCGGCCGGGATCGAGTCCCTGCACGCCTTCTCCTTCGGCCCGCACTACGACCCGGACAACCTCCGCTTCGGCGCGGTCATCGCCTGCAACGAGGAGCACCTCGCGCCCGGCGCCGGCTTCGACGAGCACCCGCACAGCCACACCGAGATCGTCACCTGGGTCGTCGAGGGCGAACTGACCCACCGCGACACGGTTGGCCACGAATCGGTCGTACGCCCCGGTGACGTGCAGCGCCTCAGTTCGGCGGGCGGGGTCCGGCACGTCGAACGCAACGACGGCGACACACCACTGCTCTTCGTCCAGATGTGGCTCGCCCCCCTTGAGCCGGGCGGCGACCCCGCGTACGAGGTCGTCCACGGCATCGCCGACTCCACCCCGTACGCCGTCCCGGAGGCGGCCGCGATGCTCCACGTACGCCGCCTGGCGCCGGGGGAGCGCACCGCCGTCCCGGACGCGCCCTTCGTGTACGCGCATGTCGTACGCGGCGAAGTCCTGCTGGACAGCTGGGTGTTGAGCCCCGGGGACGCGGCCCGCATCACGGACGCGAAGGACCTGGAGGCGGTGGCCCGGGACGGGGCGGAGCTGCTGTTCTGGGAGATGGCGTAG
- a CDS encoding serine hydrolase domain-containing protein: MSLESLALIEEWPVPTVAAAVVRSDGVVLGTRGPVTQPFALASVTKPLAAYAALVAYEEGAVELDEPAGPEGSTVRHLLAHTSGLAFDEHRVTAAPGLRRLYSNAGFEQLGDHIAKATEIPFGEYLKQAVLEPLGMTSTALDGSPAKDGVSTVDDLVRFAAEVQAPRLLDPRTVAEAMTVQYPGTKGVLPGYGHQNPNDWGLGFEIRDSKSPHWTGGSSSPRTFGHFGQSGTFLWIDPDARWAGGKGTGAACVALTDRAFGPWAVEVWPAFTDAVLAELSGAR, translated from the coding sequence ATGTCTTTGGAGAGTCTTGCGCTGATTGAAGAGTGGCCCGTTCCTACCGTGGCTGCCGCCGTTGTGCGGTCGGACGGTGTCGTTCTCGGGACCCGCGGCCCCGTCACCCAGCCGTTCGCGCTTGCCTCTGTCACCAAGCCCCTCGCCGCCTATGCCGCCCTCGTCGCGTACGAGGAGGGGGCCGTCGAGCTGGACGAGCCCGCCGGGCCCGAGGGGTCGACCGTGCGGCATCTGCTCGCGCACACCAGTGGGCTGGCGTTCGACGAGCACCGGGTGACGGCGGCGCCTGGGCTGCGGCGGCTGTACTCCAACGCCGGGTTCGAGCAGTTGGGGGATCACATCGCCAAGGCAACGGAGATTCCCTTCGGTGAGTATCTGAAGCAGGCGGTCCTCGAACCGCTCGGCATGACGTCGACGGCCCTCGACGGCTCGCCCGCGAAGGACGGGGTCTCGACCGTCGACGATCTGGTGCGGTTCGCCGCCGAGGTGCAGGCGCCACGGCTGCTCGACCCGCGGACCGTCGCCGAGGCGATGACCGTGCAGTACCCGGGGACGAAGGGCGTCCTGCCGGGGTACGGGCACCAGAACCCCAACGACTGGGGCCTCGGCTTCGAGATCCGGGACTCCAAGTCGCCCCACTGGACGGGCGGTTCGTCCTCGCCGCGGACCTTCGGACACTTCGGCCAGTCCGGCACGTTCCTGTGGATCGACCCGGACGCCCGATGGGCGGGCGGGAAGGGCACGGGGGCGGCCTGCGTGGCGCTGACGGACCGGGCGTTCGGGCCGTGGGCCGTCGAGGTGTGGCCCGCCTTCACCGACGCGGTGCTGGCCGAACTCTCCGGCGCCCGGTAA
- a CDS encoding GNAT family N-acetyltransferase — protein MSLVRRAVPEDAEELLRLRQVMIDSMAGADTSTDWHAESLTTVRGRLADPDGGFAAFVVDHPERVGALGALVAGTVEYRIGRAGNPHGRIGYVFSVATDPEVRRRGYARACMEALVAWFRERGVGQIDLTASVEAAPLYASMGFVRTPDPLMRLRF, from the coding sequence ATGAGTCTTGTACGTCGTGCCGTGCCCGAGGACGCCGAGGAACTGCTCCGACTGCGGCAGGTGATGATCGACTCCATGGCCGGGGCGGACACTTCCACCGACTGGCATGCCGAGTCCCTGACCACCGTACGGGGGCGGCTGGCCGATCCCGACGGGGGTTTCGCGGCCTTCGTCGTCGATCACCCCGAGCGGGTGGGGGCGCTGGGGGCGCTTGTCGCGGGGACCGTGGAGTACCGGATCGGGCGGGCCGGGAATCCGCACGGGCGGATCGGTTACGTGTTCAGTGTGGCGACCGATCCCGAGGTGCGGCGGCGGGGGTATGCGCGGGCCTGTATGGAGGCGTTGGTGGCGTGGTTCAGGGAGCGGGGAGTCGGTCAGATCGATCTGACCGCCTCGGTGGAGGCTGCGCCGCTGTATGCGTCCATGGGGTTTGTGCGTACGCCTGATCCTTTGATGCGGCTTCGGTTTTGA